A region of the Leishmania panamensis strain MHOM/PA/94/PSC-1 chromosome 21 sequence genome:
tccactttcATGTTCCACGGCGGCCCCTCCTGCATCGGCGCGCTAGCTGCAGGAGGGGCGGAGCAGGTGTCATTCATGCTGGTACTCAGGTCGGCCGACGTGTCAGcggcgagcggcagcggagtACTGTGGGTGGCGTTTCTCGTTTCGAGTGTTTTAGGTACTGGTGTGGTGGGTGAGGTGATCAACCTCGCAGCTGGTGCACGTGCAGCTGAGTACGTCGCATCTCGCTGCGCCGGGGTTGGAGCCTCAGTAGCCATCGATCCTTGTGGCAGCGCCTTGGGCTCAGCCCTGTTGGGAATCGTAGGCGTGATGTGCGCCTGCGGCGCCGTAGAGATGGTGGTAGCCGTAGCATCCTCATTGTGGTGACTGCACACCGCCACAGTGTCTCTATATTTATGCttgagagaggggagcgctACTTTGAGGTGATCTGATGTAGTCAAAGCCCACGTCACCGTTTCGGAAGTCGATGGGTCGTTCACCGACGTGGTGGTGTCGCTGAGGGGAAAAGTTTCGACCGTCGAAGACAAGGATTCAGTGAGCTCGGGCGCACGCGCCTGGGCACACCCGCAGTCTGACTCCTGCATCAACGTTTTCGCATTGTATGCCCTCACATTTTTTGTGTCTGCGGCGCTCGGCAACTGCAGCAGTTGCGACGCCTCTCGTTTCGAGAATGAAACCTTCGAGGAGACGGCAACTTCTGGCGGAGGCATCATTGGCGTGAGCGCTGCAGAGGTACACCGCATACGGCGGCCACTCGCTCGGAGAGGCAAGGCACAGgccccgccgcagcagccgaacGTCGTAGGGAACGCCACATTCTGCAGTGTTTGCTGTGGCACTTCCTCTACCGTTGCGGACGCGCTGCGATAGTCCTCGACGACGGGAACAGCACCACCTCGATCTTCCCCTGCCgatgctccagcagcgtatTGGGTGCTTGCGCAGGTGTGTCCCACACCACGACGTGTCACGCAGTCGGCACCGAGCTCTCCGAATATGGTCTTCCAGTACTGTTGCTGGCAGCTGGTGCACTgtgaaaaagaggaggacggTAACGCGCTGCCCGCCAATCCGTCCGCCGATTCCTCGCTTACCAGCTGTCCGGCCCGCTCCCGCGCTCTAGTCGGGGACATCAGTGCCCCCACGTCGAGCTTCTCCAGTGGAATGCGGTTCGAGTGAAAGATAGGCGGGTTGTTGCTAAAGAACACAGTAAAGTAGAAGCAGGTGTGTTGCGCCGTGTCGGTGCGACGTGGAACAGCGGCGTCatggcgatggtgatggCTGTGATAGTGACTGCAGTCGTCCCCTgggactgccgctgctgttgcggagTTTGTGGCGGTAAGCTTCAtcacggggggggggggcttgaCAGGCCAGGCAACAACGGGCGCGACGACCGCGCGAGCAGCGATGCGTTGGTGACCTCCTACACGGGTGGTGCCGCACGTTTGTGCAGGGgccagggagagaggggggagagacagtCGGAAGGCAAtggcgaagagagggagagggaaggatgAGGGGATACAACAGGAATACAGAGTGTGCGTGAGCAAACTGACAGAGGAGGAACAAAGAAACTAACAGGAGAGCGCAACCAtacgaagcagcagcagcagcagcggcaaaggaaaggagaagacgacgGTGCTAAGCgtaggggaggaggagatgaatCGAAGGTGcaagcagagaaggaggagaggggagaggggagggggatgacAAGCGCTTCCACAGGTTTGTACGCCTTGTGCCTCTGTGAGCGCGTGCGTTGTGTGCTCTCGATGGCACtctatgggtgtgtgtgtgtgtgggtgtagggGGTGGGagtgggagtggggggggggatggagGCGACCAAACAGAGCGTGAGATAAAAGCTAAACGCCGCAACCACAGCACAGATGAAGATGGgcgagagaagcggaaggcaggagagggggggggaggggcaggaaagccgaggaaggagaagagagaagaaaggctAAACAACAGAGGTCGCAGGCGTTCGACGGGGATAGTGATGAGAGATGGGTGCGAGTCGACAAGTGGAGtcggctgccgccgtcttGGTTGCCGAGGAAGAGATAGTGGTACAACGGTCCGAAGACTCAAAGTCAaacgaaaggaaaacgaccagaggggggaggcacagagaagaaagggaggtcGAGAGACAAAAGTGTCACGTCACGGCATACAAacgaggagaggaagagagggaggggggtggaagagggggaaagaggggggaatggggagagggaggggggagaggtgttTTCGAAGCGAAGACgacggaaagagaagacgacaACATGAGACACTCAAGAAGaacagagacgcacgcacacacgcacagagagagagagagagggagagagagccgagaaacacgaaagaaaagagaagaatgCGCGACCAGTCAAATGACCGCGTAAAATATAAAAGCAGCGTAGGAGAGAGTGGCGACGGGATGCAGCTGAAGAAccgagcgagcgagcgagggagacaCAGGTAAGCACACCCGCAGGGAGAGATGCGCTTTATAAATGACTCAGTGTAAACATACAGaagatggaaagagagaagaggaggaggaggaggggggggcgaccCGGCAAAGAAAAGACACACCAGCAgacccacacagacagacgaggaggcgcaaaTCAGAGACAGCACGACACACGtaaagagagacgaggaaTCAGCAAGCAGATCAGaaatggaaagagagagagagaaagagcgaaagagaacaCAAGTGAGGTGGCctaacaacaacaagagaaCAAAAGACAAGAGGAGTAAActagaagagagagagtgtgtgtgtacgcccTCTTCCGTATCGACGCACAAAAAGTGAGTTGAGCTACAACAGTCAGCGTGTGCAACGAtatggagggagggagggagagaggggagggggggggcgaggaggagggaaaaaaattTTGAAGAAAGGCTCAGAGATGGAAAGGtacacacgagcacacgcacggagaTGGGAAGTACGATAACCGAAGCAAGCAAGGAGATGATAATGAGCCACGTGAGATCAAGACAAACGTAAGTGCCTAGAGAAGCAAGAACACCAGGGAGAGCACAGAGGTTCAGACAGGTGCACCAAGTAGCACGCCACGCAGAGAATGGGCGGTCTGAGAGGCTCAAATCAAagcacaaaggagaagcacaagagACCTTCGAGAGGAGAGCGtccacacgtgcgcacacgaaaagggaaagtgtaagagagaggtgtcgacaggggggaaagaaaaacaaatgAAAAAGCCAAAGGAGAAGGCGCAATCGAGGGCGTCTCCTCACAGAGGCAGCtgaaaggaaaacagaggaggtgggcgagTGCGAGTGCGagtgcgagtgtgtgtgtgtatgacgGCGATGAAAAGACAGCCGCTGTGAGCGACGAAAGTCACAGCGATCCCTcagccgcgctgctgtcacTGACGCTCCTCCAGTTTTTTTTGTATTGTTTTATTTGTCTTGTTTTTCTCCACGTGAGTGGAGCGTGGGTTTGAGGATGGACGCAGTCTACCGTCCTTTACGGCGACCTCTTCCCCTGCGCCCCCTCTCACGTTTGATTCGCTCGTATCCTTCTACGTCGAACGGGCAAGTCGttgggtgctgctgtgtgccGTTGAATTTTTTGGTGCTACTGCTTTGATTGGCTGTCGGTGGGTGCAAGTGCGCCGGTATCCATGAGACCAGtgaggaaaacaaaacaaaaaacgaaaaaaataTGTGCCGTGTTGTGTTTCTTGAGCTCCGGCACACAAGCCACGTATCCGCGTGTAGGCGACACACTGCAGCCGTGCAACACCGTAAGTACTGtggcttcttcttcgttcCTGGCGTCGGTGTGCTCACTGCTGTCAGTGAtccgctctccctctgacTTCACACGTTTAGAAACGTGGCGATACGCAAAGTAAAGTAACGGAGGGAAGGAGCGAATGCGAGCAACAGCGTGTGTGAGATGAAATGATATGCACGTGTGGACAtgcgagaggaaagagggcaTGGGGTGAGGAAGCGTTAGCATGGGAGAAGGGGTGTGAACAGTGCAGCTTCAGAGATGATCCAGCAAGAATGGGAAAAAGCGGAaaatggggagggagggtgagcgcgtcctccctcctccgtctgTCTCTGCCcacgcacaaacacgcaCGGTTGTCATTCTGCGTGAGCGCACGAGTGTTGGAGAGGGGCGGGTGATGCAGCCTCACGCTGCCTGCGTCTTGTTCTGGTCTGGGAAGATAATCaagaggaaaacgagagCAGATGtcctcccccacaccccccacacacacgcacggctTCCGCGGACACACCGAGAAatcctgtgtgcgtgtctgtgggagtaggagggagaaaggaaaagagaaggacggtGCACAGAGCTCAAGCGCAGGGCTTGTAAAGAGGGCCACGAGCATGCTGATGTAGAGGGATATGTGTATCTGGGTCGgtgcgcaggagctgcaaAGACGCGGGGCTGATGCCAAGCGCCCCTCCTCGTACTTCCTTAGCGGCCTCCCCCCgtggccttttttttcgtctgaAGCACTGCAGCCGTGCGAGTGTCACGACTGACTGCCCGGTGCTGACGGTATCTGCGAGAGGAGCTGCTCGGTGCGCTggttcgctgccgccgagtCATATggtgccttctcctccgctgaCATGTGCCGCCACACGGCGGCGATCTCCTTCATGCTCATCTTGCGCCGCCCCTTCACGTTCGCACGGAACAGTGCGAAGCTCGTCTTGCTGCGGGGCAGGCGCTCTGAAGTGAGCGTCTTTGACGAGACCTTTGCAACGAGACGCGATgccggctgctgtggcaACAGTCTTTCCGCCAAAGGTAGCGTGTAGagctccgcagcggccgATGAAGACCCCTCCTCCAAGTTATGCGCCaaggctggcgctgctgtagACGAACGCAAGGCCGTAGCAGCTGCTACAGCGGAGGTAGTAGGCTCTCGGCTCACTGTTGCCAGTCGAGCCTGCCACAACTGTGCCTCCACCTCGTAGACACGCTTCTCCGCAGGCATCATACGCAGCCACGAcaaagcagcaccgcgcatCTGTTCATCATTGTGCTGCCCGCCTTCTGCtaccgacgctgccgccggtgtgAGTGCAACGGCCCTAGCAGCGTCCGCTTCCTCATCGCCCTTCTTGACGACGAAGCCATGGACTATGGCCAGGTACACCTCGTAGGCGCTGACGGCGCGATGTGGTAGTCGTTCCCGCCAGGCCGACGTGCTATGACAACACGGCGCCGGGGTACCACTGCCTTCAGCGCGGTCAGCGGCCGTGTGAGGAGAAAACGAATAGTTACAAGACAATAGGCGGCCACCTGTACCACTGCTGAGGCCCTTGACCGCGTTGTCGCGCTTTCCAGCGAGctcggcgccgcagcacggGCAATAACGTATCGCGCACCCGCAgtgtctgcagcagcgagtctTCTCCATCTGAGCAGAGGGTAGAgagggtaggggggggggtgagaaGAGACGAGTGAATGAGCGACAAGGCGCTCGGCTTCAACGCAGTGAGAAACAGCGGTGTGCGTACGTCGTGCGAGTGGGTGTAATGGGCAGAGGGGGCAAGCAGCGTCATTCTTGCTTCCGCCTCCCCGCCTCTTCGTGCGTGACAGTACGTCAGGTGCCCTTTGTTCACACCTCTACATGAGTGTGTCTCAACTTCtacggtgtgtgtgggtgtgcattcgaaaaaaaaaagagagaggatgcgCCTGCTTGCGCTATGGACGAACACCAGCGCGTCTGCGTGAGCGAGTGAGAGGGCCAAAATATGTTCGTTAATGGGTGAAAAATGAGccttgtgggtgtgtgtgggtgggtgtgggggggaggggggagggttgaACGGTGGTGCAAGGACGGAGAAGGAAATCGAGGCGACACTCGTCACGGGGTGAGATCACTCACACGAGGCATATGTAGCGCACTAGACCGCAGCAGAAAGTGCCGATGGGTCCTTCTCCTACAGAGTGGGTAGTGGACTCCGGATGCCATGCACTGAGGTAGCGGGCATCatcagaggaagaggggaagaggcggccaagaagagaacgagagacCAACTATAGTCAGGACGTGAGAAGCGAGAGACACACCGGAGCAAACGACTTTGTAGACTTCTTTTACAAGTCAAGTGCGCGTGGCACCCCCCCATATCTGccgaaggggggaggggatcACCGCGTGGAGAGGAATGGGAAGAGGAACTCCAGTGCCAccacacacaagcagacAAGGCGGCAGAGAAGGCAGCCCTGTGGGAGAGCACGAACAAGACAGGCATCCGTTCCAGTGGTGCGGCAAAGATGGGAACGACCACGCACATAAGGGACGGGGAGCAATGAAACGGGAAGGGCGCAGATCAGTCACGCATCGCGTACCGgcgcccctccctcacccccaccgccgccgcctcatTTGCGGGCGAAGGCGGTCGATGCAGATGGTCCCCCGCTAGCCATGGAAGCTCTGCTGTTTGGGGCTACCGCTGGATGGGGCGGAGGATGCAGTGGCCTCTTGACAGAAGTAGCTGAGGTTGGGACTTCTTCATCTTCCTCatcttcctcgtcttcctcatctTCCTCGTCTCCCTCATCTTCCTCGTATTCCGAagtttcctcctcttcgtacTCGTACTCCTCATCGTCTTCGTCCTCGCTGGGCTCCTCCACTTTCACAGCACCGGTCTTGGCGGATGGGGTGGGTGCCGTTGCAGATGCGCCTCTCAAAGGCTCCGTGGCGAGAGGCGGAACAGCCGGTCGCGCCAGCGCTGGTTtcactgcagcggcgctgctcaagGAAGATGGAGATGGCGTGGCTTGCAGCGAGGTGGGGGCCGCGTGAAGCATCGAGCGACTGccgagcgctgccgccactgcaccaccagcagcagcagcagtagcagacGTGAATGAGcgagccgcggcagcgcctgGAATGATGGGAGATTGCTGTGGCTGGCGAACGGATCGCTGCATCGTCGACACCTCTGGTGtttcctcgtcttcctcgtcctcttcactGGTGGTCGCAGGTTGTGTGCTGACTGGGGCCGCGGCGTTAGAGGCAGGCAGTGGTGCCGGCACCGGTGTTGAAGGAACTGAGATGCTAGGCGATGCAGCGAGGCCACCCAGGGCGGACTGACGACCCCTAGTGGCGGATAAAAGgggtagcggtggcggctgcgaaTCCGACGCGTCCGAGCCGCCCTCGTCGTAGCTGAAAGCGCTGTTGTGGTAGTCATCCCCGCCGtccagcgcggcggcaaccacagcagccgcgtTTCTGGATAGCGGCACCAACGACGACGGTGTATCACCACTAACGCCGCCGTTAGATGTGTCATGGGCAGCAGGTTGCAGCGAAGCTTTGCCAAtactgccgcggctgccagcATCGGTGCTCGAGTAGCGCAAATTCTGAATAATTTTGAGCTTCTGGTAGAACCATTGAatgtgctgcaccgccagtgTATCGTCGTTGGCGCCGGACACTTGCCGAAAAACAAGCCGAatcagcacctccacctctttcgTGGAGAAGTTAAGATAGTCCAAGCTGGACACAATCTCGCTAACCACGTCCCTGTTGAAGATGTACCGCAGAAATAGTGCCGGCCGGAGAAAAAGGCGCGGTACCGCCTCTCGCACGTCGGTGTCGGTTGGGAGAATTAGCTGCAGCGTGGTCTGCATAACCAGGAGGTCCGTTCGCAGTCGCATAAGACCGGCCTGCGAGATGGCCTTGTTGCGGAGATGGGCCAGCTCCATCAAGATTAACTCACTCGCCGGCTTTCCAGCAGTCAGGCACGTGTACTTGATCTTCTTCGCGTGTAGGTGCTGGCGCAGGATCGCGTAGAAGTTGTGCACACGCCGCGCGTACGCCTGGACGAACATGTCGGCGGCGCTCGACACCGCTACCACGTCGTATGATACATCACGCAGCTGCGGAAGAAACAGAAACGCAAGAAAGCGTGCCTCAACAGACAGGTGAAAAAGCGCGACTTGCGCAATCGAGCAGAGACGCACGAGGTGGCTCGAAAGGCGGAccttctgctgcgccgcgtaGTCACTGTCGATAAACTCCGAGGAGGTACCAGCGCTGATGCGCATCTCCTGAGTAAAGCAGTAGCCCGGCACGCAGCAGTCCGTGTAGTTGTGCGCAGTGCGTCGGCTCGGCCATAGGTAGCGTAGCAGCAAATCGCACAGCCACTCGGCCGAGGTGCAGAGAAGCGCGAACGCGACGAGGGTGCTGTCGTCGTGCACGCAGATGTCCCGTGGCTCCATCCGGCCAATCTGCCGATCCAACTCTGCCTCCGCGTCatccgcaccgccgccacctccaggGGAGACGGCAAACGATGTCTCTAACAtgcgcatcgcctccagcagGGACACCGTCGAGTTGTACTCGTGCCCGCTCGTCCGTTCATTACTGTTGAACTGGTAGTAGCGGTAGAGGTCCTGATCAATGTACTTGTGTGCCTCCATGATATTCTCTTCGTCCACCAGAGCAGCCCACTTGCGATTTGGCATGCCGGCAAACGCGTCCGCGAAGGGCCTGTTCAGCAGTCGGTGGGCGAGGGTGCCGCGGCCGAGCCACTGTACCTGTCGTTTCAGGAATACCACCAGCTCCATGATAAGCGCCTCCGACGTGttctgctccacctcctccgtcaGGGATTTGGGAAGAATGTCGCGCACGTTGTTCACCTTCGCCAGCACCTGCCCCACAtactgcacacacgcaaggaTGGGGTACTGCACCTCGTCCACGACAACCGCCGGCCAAGCGCCGTTGAGTGTGTTCATCGCCGTCGGCgccttgccgctgcgctgcgccgtggGGTCCGTGCCTGCAAGCGGCGTAGAggcaggcggcgccgctcctgcagcactgtTGCCGGCGTTGTCGCCGATGCtcatgagcagcagctgcagctgctgcgagtgAAAGGCGTGTAGGGTGGGAATGTAAGTGGCACGCAGGAAGCGCTTGAAGAAGCCAACGATGCAGCTCTCCTCGCTGAGCAGGCGGAACTCTGGAACAcggtcgcagcagcggctgtaGAACCGTGCCGCACACACGTAGCACGTCAGAGCGTTCATCGCGGTGAAGACAAaccagcggcgcagcatgtTCGCGTGCAGCAGTACCAGTGGTGCCCGTGCCCCGctcacaccaccgccgccctggCCGCTGTCCGCGAGCGCCATGAACTTGGCTGTGTCGCTCTGCATGGCTTCCAACTGGCGTGTCTGCCCCTCACTAACCTTTCGGAGGTCTgcctgcgccttcttcaccgcGCCGACCAGGCTGAACGACACGGTGCCCGTCTCTTCCATCATGCGCAGCACGCCGCCGGACTCGAATGTAGACAAAAGACGCTCCAGCGTGGATGCATCGTCGCCCTGTTTGTCAGAATCCTGCAAGATGTTGGCAGTACGCTGCACGCGACTGATCAAGTTCTTCTGACGAAGgaagggcagcagcgtgaCAGCGTCGTCGGTCTCGTCTTGCGCCTCCTTTGCGTCGCAGATGGCGTGGAAGAAAAGCTCGATGTGGTAGTTCAGCTGCGACCACAACACCTGCAGGTCCCACTCCTGCAACATCCCCTGCACTTCCGCGACCAGCTTCACCCGTACGGCATCTCGCAGCTCAGCGGTGAGGGTCAGCTGcagcttgcgcagcaccgccttaGGAGTGGAGGGGTACGTAGCGAGCgtctgcgcgcacgcgctgtCGACAAGGTCGCAGATGCCCCGTAACGTGAGAAAGGGCTTACAT
Encoded here:
- a CDS encoding hypothetical protein (TriTrypDB/GeneDB-style sysID: LpmP.21.1730), whose protein sequence is MEKTRCCRHCGCAIRYCPCCGAELAGKRDNAVKGLSSGTGGRLLSCNYSFSPHTAADRAEGSGTPAPCCHSTSAWRERLPHRAVSAYEVYLAIVHGFVVKKGDEEADAARAVALTPAAASVAEGGQHNDEQMRGAALSWLRMMPAEKRVYEVEAQLWQARLATVSREPTTSAVAAATALRSSTAAPALAHNLEEGSSSAAAELYTLPLAERLLPQQPASRLVAKVSSKTLTSERLPRSKTSFALFRANVKGRRKMSMKEIAAVWRHMSAEEKAPYDSAAANQRTEQLLSQIPSAPGSQS
- a CDS encoding hypothetical protein (TriTrypDB/GeneDB-style sysID: LpmP.21.1740) yields the protein MPNSTASPRYQDELDEEDVDQLSAVDRDFVMNTKDLFEDVDAELLSEDFVPHEHVVGIIVSETTGGEASLHEIDDNLMDYKDLEAEINADLADYIDAHHQEFNNAIYDFSEMVLAVSGSDDTLAQFKKELADAVGSLESHAGELKVLRLRAAKSLFMVDAFKHIQEVVLAETEVKGLIQNRHYLAAVQKLQTQARLLASDEMRGVRAVQTLRDTHNATVSTLHHLIIDDLLACVFRHERLVEADAQLLQALLDSSERDTKDTHVAAPSVQDAIYTYWKGANISTSGNDGTVEEEDSAGETHREGDGGGGGASTHGGTTTDSATAAGAGRPVRKEHTLAAIIETLTDDPTEDHVFSNYLKFVPLSIKSLMMLGKIDRCHETFFSRATRNIERFIAHFISLYDAWRRRTRNGVSLSNDEAEAAIRGTYVRALDLANDLISFDEAVATIQGRDLHSMLGALFTELEKVLRNAAYLQKVVLVAHFPFVSSFVVQPVPFSPEATSSQWNVVDVPLRSATWLRDTLTTALDYAQNSLPKVPATRDESSSNSLHASGGDQDADDVMTNFLRFFNVDAVLAPLKTEAVEKDAAPAAAAAAAPLKLKRSGSVESVAASDSSPFLSFDQCKPFLTLRGICDLVDSACAQTLATYPSTPKAVLRKLQLTLTAELRDAVRVKLVAEVQGMLQEWDLQVLWSQLNYHIELFFHAICDAKEAQDETDDAVTLLPFLRQKNLISRVQRTANILQDSDKQGDDASTLERLLSTFESGGVLRMMEETGTVSFSLVGAVKKAQADLRKVSEGQTRQLEAMQSDTAKFMALADSGQGGGGVSGARAPLVLLHANMLRRWFVFTAMNALTCYVCAARFYSRCCDRVPEFRLLSEESCIVGFFKRFLRATYIPTLHAFHSQQLQLLLMSIGDNAGNSAAGAAPPASTPLAGTDPTAQRSGKAPTAMNTLNGAWPAVVVDEVQYPILACVQYVGQVLAKVNNVRDILPKSLTEEVEQNTSEALIMELVVFLKRQVQWLGRGTLAHRLLNRPFADAFAGMPNRKWAALVDEENIMEAHKYIDQDLYRYYQFNSNERTSGHEYNSTVSLLEAMRMLETSFAVSPGGGGGADDAEAELDRQIGRMEPRDICVHDDSTLVAFALLCTSAEWLCDLLLRYLWPSRRTAHNYTDCCVPGYCFTQEMRISAGTSSEFIDSDYAAQQKVRLSSHLVRLCSIAQVALFHLSVEARFLAFLFLPQLRDVSYDVVAVSSAADMFVQAYARRVHNFYAILRQHLHAKKIKYTCLTAGKPASELILMELAHLRNKAISQAGLMRLRTDLLVMQTTLQLILPTDTDVREAVPRLFLRPALFLRYIFNRDVVSEIVSSLDYLNFSTKEVEVLIRLVFRQVSGANDDTLAVQHIQWFYQKLKIIQNLRYSSTDAGSRGSIGKASLQPAAHDTSNGGVSGDTPSSLVPLSRNAAAVVAAALDGGDDYHNSAFSYDEGGSDASDSQPPPLPLLSATRGRQSALGGLAASPSISVPSTPVPAPLPASNAAAPVSTQPATTSEEDEEDEETPEVSTMQRSVRQPQQSPIIPGAAAARSFTSATAAAAGGAVAAALGSRSMLHAAPTSLQATPSPSSLSSAAAVKPALARPAVPPLATEPLRGASATAPTPSAKTGAVKVEEPSEDEDDEEYEYEEEETSEYEEDEGDEEDEEDEEDEEDEEVPTSATSVKRPLHPPPHPAVAPNSRASMASGGPSASTAFARK